A portion of the Bacillus sp. es.034 genome contains these proteins:
- a CDS encoding N-acetylmuramoyl-L-alanine amidase has product MNKQYSILIEVVNPCPDYDNRVTASVGKYLRQGTKQVWRGIIEQNLHITREFEGVAILTENGFMDHPEEAKLMIDKDYQKEVAREAAQGVLEYFNLPYVPDVPKPTEKPREEDDMLEKAIVIGTFNDYPAAELLANRLKCPIYPRNAINGKVAKELIVCGGKKDGLIADTIVVLSGADRYDTYRKIEEYLKKL; this is encoded by the coding sequence GTGAATAAGCAATATTCTATATTAATTGAAGTGGTCAATCCTTGTCCTGACTATGATAACAGGGTGACGGCGAGCGTTGGGAAATATTTAAGGCAAGGGACCAAGCAAGTATGGCGCGGAATCATCGAACAGAACCTTCATATCACCAGGGAATTCGAAGGAGTCGCGATCCTGACGGAAAATGGATTCATGGATCATCCCGAAGAAGCGAAGCTGATGATTGATAAAGACTACCAAAAAGAAGTGGCAAGAGAAGCGGCTCAAGGCGTGCTGGAATACTTTAACCTTCCGTATGTGCCTGATGTGCCTAAACCAACTGAAAAACCGAGGGAGGAAGATGATATGTTAGAGAAAGCGATAGTGATTGGCACGTTTAATGATTATCCGGCAGCGGAATTGTTGGCGAACAGATTAAAGTGCCCTATTTATCCCCGTAATGCGATAAATGGCAAAGTGGCAAAAGAACTGATTGTCTGCGGAGGGAAGAAGGATGGGCTGATCGCTGATACAATTGTCGTTCTTTCAGGGGCAGACCGTTATGATACGTATAGAAAAATAGAGGAGTATCTTAAGAAGTTATAA
- a CDS encoding S8 family serine peptidase, giving the protein MRRLLVWMMVLGLFGMPFYSAESVEAKGESTSFGDKVAERVIVKLKKPVDKSAIEGYEVLASQEDATAPIVTMDVPEGQDVDSFIKDLEKNRDVEYAEPDHLIKLDHVPNDPYYDYQWHHQTIESERTWDQTQGSPDVVVAVIDNGVDVDHTEFAGRIVAPYDTVNNTTTMTKGDHGTHVAGIIGSSMDNWTGVTGVAPETAIMPIDAFFNEESAYSSDVIEGIYYAVNNGADIINMSLGSYQYSSVYNDAIQYAYNNGVVVVAAGGNEDTSASHYPSSYPNVISVASTTEYDTKSSFSNYGYDIDIAAPGSSILSTLPYNDYDYMSGTSMASPVVAGVAALILANEPYLTNDQVADRLYTSADDLGTAGKDYFYGHGRVNARKAVGVARYVAPPQVSQVYDYSETVSGYMEEYEECYVEVRNEDGVIGSKYAYRGNFNILIPKQPAGTTLSVTVTVDDATSEATELTVLDGTSPETPVVNEVTDRHTSVTGKAEAGATVEVKAGSEIIGSATSNGSFSVGIAKQKAGTELSIYAIDEAGNQSGSAVLMVKDKTAPVKPTVNPVGDNTTAITGKAEANSTVVAKAGSKELGRVTAGSNGAFAVTISKQKVGSEISIYAVDIAGNQSEMIKVTVEDKTAPAKPTVNPVGDQSTAITGKAEAGTNVYASVGSLEIGKASVNNQGEFTIAISKQKAGTEISVHAVDQAGNKSTVSKVQVAKRKPDLETLIGSTRYSTAVEVSKQGWESSSTVFLVNGGAIADGLTATPLASAHDAPILLTTKGTLPAETRAELKRLGTKKIVLIGGGGVISDEVKGTLVKLGYSVSRIGGIDRYETSLLIAKQLDKSVDVTEAYLAYGRGEPDALSIAARSGKVKQPIILSEKKSVPKATYEWLKSEELSNAHFIGGAAVLDSAIIKEMNRITTKNVEGNRISGLSRHDTNAKVIEKFYSEDHYPTILIAKSESAKLVDALSAGPLASKLGVPVLLVSQTGLEISQITAIEGKTSSHVHQIGGGINEEVVREVLNYME; this is encoded by the coding sequence ATGAGAAGATTGTTGGTTTGGATGATGGTTTTAGGATTGTTCGGTATGCCTTTTTATTCAGCTGAATCAGTGGAAGCAAAAGGTGAATCTACTTCTTTTGGGGATAAAGTAGCGGAACGAGTGATCGTGAAGCTGAAAAAGCCCGTGGATAAATCGGCTATAGAGGGATATGAGGTGTTGGCAAGCCAAGAAGATGCTACCGCTCCCATCGTGACAATGGATGTTCCTGAAGGGCAGGATGTAGACTCATTTATAAAGGATTTAGAGAAAAATCGTGATGTGGAGTATGCAGAACCTGATCACCTGATCAAATTGGACCACGTACCTAATGACCCATATTATGATTATCAGTGGCACCATCAAACGATTGAGTCGGAGAGGACGTGGGATCAAACACAAGGTTCTCCTGATGTGGTGGTGGCTGTGATCGATAACGGTGTCGATGTGGATCATACGGAATTTGCGGGGAGAATCGTTGCTCCCTATGACACAGTGAACAACACAACAACCATGACCAAAGGTGATCATGGTACCCATGTAGCCGGAATAATAGGAAGTTCCATGGATAACTGGACGGGTGTGACCGGTGTTGCACCAGAGACGGCCATAATGCCGATCGATGCTTTCTTTAATGAAGAATCTGCTTATTCTTCCGATGTCATCGAGGGGATTTACTATGCAGTGAATAACGGAGCGGACATTATCAACATGAGTTTAGGAAGCTATCAATATAGTAGTGTCTATAATGACGCGATTCAATACGCGTACAATAATGGGGTAGTGGTGGTGGCAGCGGGAGGGAATGAAGATACCAGTGCTTCACACTATCCTTCTTCCTATCCCAATGTCATTTCAGTCGCGTCGACTACCGAATATGATACAAAATCAAGTTTTTCCAACTATGGTTACGACATAGATATAGCGGCGCCGGGATCATCCATCCTTTCGACGCTCCCGTATAATGACTATGACTACATGAGCGGGACTTCCATGGCTTCCCCTGTAGTGGCGGGAGTGGCTGCACTGATTTTAGCCAATGAACCCTATCTGACAAATGATCAAGTAGCAGATCGATTGTACACTTCAGCTGATGACCTTGGAACAGCCGGGAAGGATTATTTCTACGGCCACGGCCGGGTGAATGCGAGAAAAGCAGTCGGAGTTGCCAGGTATGTAGCTCCTCCTCAGGTTTCACAAGTGTATGACTATTCAGAGACCGTGAGTGGGTATATGGAAGAATATGAGGAGTGCTATGTGGAGGTAAGGAATGAAGACGGAGTAATCGGCAGTAAGTATGCTTATAGAGGGAATTTCAATATACTCATTCCAAAACAACCCGCAGGCACAACTTTATCGGTTACCGTAACCGTAGATGATGCCACAAGTGAAGCTACTGAGCTTACGGTGTTGGACGGAACAAGCCCTGAAACTCCAGTCGTAAACGAAGTAACCGACCGCCACACGTCTGTAACCGGAAAAGCCGAAGCTGGTGCAACGGTAGAGGTCAAAGCCGGATCCGAGATCATTGGATCTGCGACTAGTAATGGGTCATTCTCAGTCGGGATCGCTAAACAAAAAGCGGGAACGGAATTAAGCATTTATGCCATCGATGAAGCCGGAAATCAAAGTGGTTCAGCCGTGCTCATGGTAAAAGACAAAACGGCACCGGTGAAACCGACCGTTAATCCTGTAGGGGATAACACGACCGCCATCACTGGAAAAGCGGAAGCGAATTCCACCGTGGTCGCTAAAGCAGGTTCAAAAGAGCTTGGCAGGGTCACTGCGGGGAGTAACGGTGCGTTTGCCGTTACGATCAGTAAGCAAAAAGTGGGTTCTGAAATTAGTATCTATGCAGTGGACATTGCAGGGAACCAGAGTGAAATGATAAAAGTAACGGTTGAAGATAAAACGGCGCCAGCCAAGCCGACCGTTAATCCAGTAGGTGACCAGTCCACTGCAATTACAGGAAAAGCGGAAGCGGGTACGAATGTATATGCGAGTGTCGGATCATTGGAGATCGGAAAAGCTTCGGTAAACAATCAAGGTGAATTCACGATTGCTATCAGCAAGCAAAAAGCAGGCACAGAAATCAGCGTCCATGCAGTAGACCAAGCTGGTAACAAGAGTACGGTTTCTAAAGTACAAGTGGCGAAACGAAAACCTGACCTGGAAACTCTGATTGGTTCAACAAGGTATTCCACCGCTGTCGAAGTCTCCAAGCAGGGATGGGAAAGTTCCTCCACCGTATTCTTAGTTAATGGAGGTGCAATTGCGGACGGGTTAACCGCTACTCCATTAGCATCTGCCCATGATGCACCTATCCTCCTGACAACAAAGGGGACGCTGCCGGCTGAAACAAGAGCAGAACTAAAGCGGCTAGGCACAAAGAAAATCGTTTTGATCGGTGGTGGCGGCGTGATCTCCGATGAGGTGAAAGGGACCCTTGTGAAGCTGGGTTACAGTGTTTCCCGTATTGGAGGAATAGATCGCTATGAAACGTCATTACTCATTGCGAAACAGCTCGATAAATCAGTCGATGTGACAGAAGCATATCTTGCTTATGGAAGAGGGGAGCCGGACGCACTGTCGATTGCGGCCCGATCCGGAAAAGTGAAGCAGCCTATCATTCTTTCAGAGAAAAAGTCCGTTCCGAAAGCCACATATGAATGGTTGAAATCTGAAGAATTATCGAATGCTCACTTTATCGGGGGAGCGGCGGTACTTGATTCAGCAATCATAAAAGAAATGAATAGAATCACAACGAAAAATGTGGAAGGCAACCGTATCAGCGGTCTTTCCCGGCATGATACCAATGCGAAAGTGATTGAAAAATTCTATTCGGAAGACCACTATCCAACCATATTAATTGCTAAATCCGAATCAGCCAAACTGGTTGACGCCTTATCAGCAGGTCCTCTTGCGTCCAAACTCGGCGTACCGGTACTGCTCGTCTCCCAAACCGGCCTGGAAATATCTCAGATTACTGCTATTGAAGGTAAAACTTCCTCACACGTCCACCAGATCGGTGGGGGGATTAATGAAGAAGTCGTAAGAGAAGTACTGAATTATATGGAATAG